One Denticeps clupeoides chromosome 12, fDenClu1.1, whole genome shotgun sequence genomic window carries:
- the znfx1 gene encoding NFX1-type zinc finger-containing protein 1, with protein sequence MATPNWRGEPQMRGRTHSDPRRVSGQRQRGGGAETRGGGQRRDGGNRGGGGARGEGGNRGGGGQGRGQGGNRGGGGGQGRGQGGNRGGGGQGRGGRGRGNTGTRMGGGGGLAGGPGIRANYVHYSPVEHMAWRGTGRPANGRDVSGGGVDRNRQLEAQPGRRGRGGEVNGTPGVHRLGMKTLEELSRKEPSEAAITLSTSRGLKDLLAERSMGHDMVQLLCQALCLAFSSKADRRAVQQVAGLLKDSVFFCTILPNYVTGMMSDNVTDRRGQYPQHLDNIIAILSKVVSIFPSSSIRGVSTLVILLSPAINQLRASGVTVPDETDRNLEKVKEIVEHLQEKAREGTLRNDNYTFLTNEEDAPPGEQDFRSMSIYPTPDEFHFYQKPFLRPNITAHRYASARIYLDTHFRLLREDFVRPLREGIRKLLDSQQDPNLNGVPLHKRRFDDIMVYHDTRLVVPLCTPSGIAYRAQFDPRPLKFVRWQNSKRLLYGSLVCLSTDNFETFLFATVCDRDVKALENGQVLLTFSTNSHPQLAQVQPSDSFVMVETTAYFEAYRYVLEGLQEQELEDLPFQRYIVECQTDVLPPAYQRMGVKMYDLSSIAADDFKDAIRPFNPLDAEAWPTEEQMGLDESQLRALKQALTQELAIIQGPPGTGKTHVGLKIAQALLKNQMAWGSGSPMLVVCYTNHALDQFLEGIHKFLEKGIVRVGGRSNSDVMKQFSLRALARSQQFQREIPPHLRRAYFEIRKDLLNAQLRIEQQTSSLECTLRGVVHEQFLVKYINMDHWESLSVQPACDVFQRGRKKTSMILEWLGLGLSAFQIKQNAAEEDEAEQDLDEDLIHVDEEADLIHLERVLEDGDPEDRDSRRKRKNREQEQILRLEKMMLAMNLEREADEAENAEQEAHGQWEGGNGQWEMQRHQKKKMKQTVKNELKASLTMTEEEEEAIADIWILPLKERWKLYRLWVLRYQTDMRTRVLAAEQEYQTAAERLAEIRMKEDTCVLSKATVIGMTTTGAAKFRQVLQDVAPRLVIVEEAAEVLEAHTITTLSRACQHLILIGDHQQLRPSATVFDLAQNFNLEVSMFERLVKMEFPYVRLNYQHRMRPDIARLLTPHIYDQLENHPCVLEYDNVKGVNSNLFFVEHECPEEEIQDGRSRRNKHEALFVVELCRYLLRQEYKPSQITILTTYTGQLHCLRQLMPSNPFSGVRVHVVDKYQGEENDIVILSLVRSNLAGIVGFLQIPNRVCVALSRAKKGLYCIGNMNMLSRVKLWSNIFHTLREEGQVGPALTLSCQNHPDRQTQVMCGKDFEEVPEGGCKLPCEFRLDCGHACTRVCHPYDADHKKFQCQKTCHKILCELQHRCQKRCYEKCGDCREPVEKVIPKCQHKQKVPCHVDPAAFSCKEPCQKTLGCGHGCRAACGDVCTACMVPASMELDCGHVQEVPCHITTDPTAKPRCKAKCALTLMCGHPCPGTCHSCHQGRFHRPCKKSCQRILVCSHECREPCTANCPPCGRPCKNRCVHSTCGKTCGQPCPPCTEPCPWCCPHYVCGKLCHEPCDRPPCDQPCEARLRCGHPCIGFCGDPCPNKCRVCHLDDVKEIFFGTEDDPDARFIQLEDCGHLFEATGMDMYMAMDEDEEAGLDQLAIKLKECPRCRTPIRRNLRYGRHINRSLAEIERVKEKINGAPGEIKEKKEAMLRLLVQKANFHKYLPVQYKMIVNDIKNSSHSLLALWHQENLIKFFERLATLTKATQENIGDKSHDFFSQRLEECTNFLMDHGQRFSEQQVWDLDREMQRLKYLAEINVRCKRFYFAALESRVNTEVERLRQVLEDTSPFSEVTELWVQQTMKDLEDKLPCSGLGITDQERVMIVQAMGLNPGHWYKCVNNHVYVITECGGAMESRKCPECNVTIGGANHQLAEGNRVASEMDGAQHAAWSNAANMQNYNLMDL encoded by the exons ATGGCGACCCCAAATTGGAGGGGGGAGCCACAGATGAGAGGGAGGACCCACTCTGACCCTAGAAGAG TGTCTGgtcagagacagagaggaggaggtgcAGAAACCAGAGGTGGGGGACAAAGAAGAGATGGTGGCAacaggggaggtggaggagcaAGAGGAGAAGGTGGAAACAGAGGAGGAGGCGGGCAAGGAAGAGGACAAGGTGGaaatagaggaggaggaggtgggcaAGGAAGAGGACAAGGTggaaacagaggaggaggagggcaaggcagaggaggaagaggaagaggaaataCGGGAACAAGAatgggaggaggtggaggactgGCTGGTGGGCCTGGAATAAGAGCAAATTACGTACACTACTCACCTGTAGAGCACATGGCATGGAGAGGAACTGGGAGACCAGCGAATGGTCGTGATGTGAGCGGAGGTGGAGTCGACAGGAACAGACAGCTGGAGGCGCAACCAGGAAGGAGAGGAAGGGGAGGTGAAGTAAATGGGACTCCCGGTGTCCACAGACTCGGCATGAAAACCTTGGAGGAACTGTCAAGGAAAGAGCCATCGGAAGCTGCCATCACCCTGTCGACCAGCAGAGGCCTGAAGGACTTGCTAGCGGAGCGTTCCATGGGCCACGACATGGTTCAGTTGCTCTGCCAGGCGCTGTGCCTGGCCTTTTCATCCAAAGCAGATCGCAGAGCCGTGCAGCAGGTGGCTGGGCTGTTGAAGGATTCGGTTTTCTTTTGTACTATTCTCCCAAATTACGTGACAGGAATGATGTCAGACAACGTTACGGACCGCAGGGGTCAGTACCCGCAGCACCTGGATAACATCATTGCAATTCTCAGCAAGGTTGTTAGCATCTTCCCATCAAGCTCCATCCGTGGTGTGTCCACTCTGGTTATTCTCTTAAGCCCTGCCATCAACCAGCTCAGAGCATCTGGAGTGACTGTTCCGGATGAGACTGACAGAAATCTGGAGAAAGTGAAGGAAATAGTGGAACACCTGCAGGAGAAGGCCAGGGAGGGAACTCTGAGAAACGACAACTACACCTTCCTCACCAACGAAGAAGACGCTCCGCCAGGGGAGCAGGACTTCAGAAGCATGTCCATCTACCCAACGCCAGACGAGTTCCATTTCTACCAGAAGCCCTTTCTAAGGCCTAACATAACGGCTCACCGCTACGCCAGTGCTCGCATCTACCTTGACACGCACTTCCGCCTACTGAGGGAAGACTTCGTAAGGCCTCTGCGCGAAGGAATCCGAAAGCTGCTCGATAGCCAGCAGGACCCAAACCTGAACGGCGTGCCCTTGCACAAGCGACGATTCGACGATATCATGGTCTACCACGACACGCGTTTAGTTGTTCCCCTCTGTACCCCATCCGGCATCGCCTACAGAGCACAGTTTGATCCTCGCCCTTTGAAG TTCGTTCGCTGGCAGAACTCTAAACGACTACTCTACGGCTCGCTGGTCTGCCTTTCCACGGACAACTTTGAGACTTTCCTGTTTGCCACTGTGTGTGATCGTGATGTGAAAGCCCTGGAGAATGGACAAGTCCTCCTGACCTTTTCAACAAACAGCCATCCACAGCTAGCCCAAGTCCAACCTTCAGATTCTTTCGTTATGGTGGAGACGACTGCCTATTTCGAGGCATACCGATATGTCCTAGAGGGACTGCAGGAGCAAGAGCTTGAGGATCTTCCCTTCCAGAG GTACATAGTAGAGTGCCAGACTGACGTTCTTCCGCCAGCCTACCAACGGATGGGAGTTAAAATGTATGACCTTTCGAGCATTGCAGCTGACGACTTCAAAGACGCGATCCGACCCTTCAACCCCCTGGATGCCGAGGCCTGGCCCACTGAGGAGCAGATGGGACTGGACGAGAGTCAGCTCCGGGCGCTTAAACAGGCCCTCACGCAAGAGTTGGCCATTATTCAAGGGCCACCAGGCACAG GAAAGACTCACGTAGGGCTGAAGATTGCTCAGGCCCTGCTGAAGAACCAAATGGCCTGGGGATCTGGCTCTCCAATGTTGGTGGTCTGCTACACTAATCATGCCCTTGACCAGTTTCTGGAAG GAATCCACAAATTTTTAGAGAAGGGAATTGTTCGTGTCGGAGGACGCAGCAACAGCGACGTTATGAAGCAGTTCTCTCTGAGGGCGCTGGCCAGGTCACAGCAGTTCCAGCGTGAGATCCCTCCACATCTCAGGCGGGCCTACTTCGAG ATCCGTAAGGACCTGCTAAATGCACAGCTGCGGATAGAACAGCAGACCAGCTCCTTGGAATGCACCCTCCGTGGAGTCGTCCACGAGCAGTTCCTGGTGAAATACATCAATATGGATCACTGGGAGAGCTTATCTGTGCAGCCA GCGTGTGATGTATTTCAGCGTGGTCGGAAAAAGACGTCCATGATACTGGAATGGCTTGGTCTTGGGCTATCCGCTTTCCAGATCAAACAGAATGCTG CTGAAGAGGATGAGGCCGAACAGGATCTAGATGAGGATCTGATACATGTTGATGAAGAGGCGGATCTTATTCATCTGGAGCGTGTCCTAGAGGATGGGGATCCTGAAGACCGAGATagcaggagaaagagaaagaacagGGAGCAGGAACAAATTCTGAGGCTGGAAAAGATGATGTTAGCCATGAATCTCGAGAGAGAGGCTGATGAAGCTGAAAATGCTGAGCAGGAGGCACATGGACAGTGGGAGGGGGGAAATGGACAGTGGGAG ATGCAACGGcaccagaagaagaagatgaagcaGACGGTTAAGAATGAGCTCAAAGCCAGCTTGACCAtgactgaggaagaggaggaggccaTTGCAGATATCTGGATCCTTCCATTGAAGGAACGATGGAAGCTATACCG CCTGTGGGTGTTGCGTTACCAGACAGACATGCGCACCCGTGTGCTTGCGGCAGAACAGGAATACCAGACCGCTGCCGAGAGACTGGCCGAGATCCGCATGAAAGAGGACACATGTGTTCTCAGCAAGGCCACCGTCATTGGCATGACCACCACAGGGGCGGCCAAGTTCCGTCAAGTCCTGCAGGACGTGGCTCCCCGCCTGGTGATAGTAGAGGAGGCAGCAGAGGTCCTGGAGGCTCACACCATCACCACACTCAGCCGTGCCTGCCAACACCTCATCCTCATTGGAGACCACCAGCAG CTTAGGCCTAGTGCCACCGTCTTTGATCTGGCCCAGAATTTCAATTTGGAGGTGTCCATGTTTGAGCGCCTTGTGAAAATGGAATTCCCCTATGTCCGCCTCAACTACCAG CACCGAATGAGACCAGATATTGCACGGCTTCTCACACCTCACATTTATGATCAGCTGGAAAACCATCCCTGTGTGCTGGAGTATGATAACGTTAAG GGGGTTAATTCCAATTTGTTCTTTGTGGAACACGAATGTCCTGAGGAAGAGATCCAAGATGGGCGGAGCCGCCGGAACAAACATGAAGCCCTATTCGTGGTTGAGCTGTGCCGTTACCTACTGCGCCAGGAGTACAAGCCCTCTCAGATCACAATTCTGACAACTTACACGGGCCAGCTCCACTGCCTGCGGCAACTCATGCCCTCCAACCCGTTCTCTGGGGTCAGAGTTCATGTGGTGGACAAGTACCAAGGCGAGGAGAATGACATTGTCATTCTGTCACTCGTGCGGAGCAACCTGGCAGGTATCGTGGGCTTCCTGCAAATCCCAAACCGAGTGTGTGTAGCACTGTCACGGGCCAAGAAGGGTCTTTACTGCATCGGCAACATGAACATGCTTAGTCGGGTGAAGCTGTGGAGCAACATCTTTCACACACTCAGAGAGGAGGGTCAGGTGGGCCCCGCCCTGACCCTCAGCTGTCAGAACCACCCTGATCGTCAAACCCAGGTCATGTGCGGCAAAGACTTCGAGGAGGTTCCCGAGGGCGGCTGCAAACTTCCGTGCGAGTTCCGCCTAGACTGCGGACACGCCTGCACCCGGGTCTGTCACCCGTACGACGCCGACCACAAGAAGTTCCAGTGCCAAAAGACATGCCACAAGATTCTGTGCGAGCTGCAGCATCGCTGCCAAAAACGCTGCTATGAGAAGTGTGGGGACTGTCGGGAGCCTGTGGAGAAGGTCATCCCCAAGTGTCAGCACAAGCAGAAGGTTCCCTGTCACGTGGACCCTGCGGCCTTTTCCTGTAAAGAGCCCTGTCAGAAGACGCTGGGGTGTGGCCACGGCTGCAGGGCGGCCTGTGGTGACGTCTGCACAGCCTGCATGGTGCCTGCTAGCATGGAGCTTGACTGTGGACACGTCCAGGAGGTGCCATGTCATATCACCACGGACCCCACTgcaaaaccaaggtgcaaagcCAAGTGTGCGCTGACACTGATGTGCGGCCACCCCTGTCCTGGCACTTGCCACAGCTGTCACCAGGGTCGTTTTCACCGGCCGTGCAAAAAAAGCTGCCAGCGCATTCTGGTGTGCTCCCATGAGTGCCGTGAGCCCTGCACCGCAAACTGCCCACCCTGCGGAAGGCCTTGCAAGAACCGATGTGTCCACAGCACGTGCGGAAAGACCTGTGGGCAGCCCTGTCCCCCTTGCACTGAGCCGTGCCCTTGGTGCTGCCCTCACTACGTCTGCGGTAAACTCTGCCACGAGCCCTGCGACCGTCCTCCCTGCGACCAGCCTTGTGAAGCCCGCCTGCGCTGTGGCCATCCATGCATTGGCTTCTGTGGAGACCCCTGTCCCAATAAATGCCGCGTTTGCCACCTAGACGATGTGAAGGAGATCTTCTTCGGCACGGAGGATGACCCGGACGCTAGGTTCATCCAGCTTGAGGACTGCGGGCACCTGTTCGAGGCGACTGGCATGGACATGTACATGGCCatggatgaggatgaggaggcagGCCTCGACCAGCTGGCCATCAAGCTGAAAGAATGTCCCAGGTGCCGCACCCCAATCCGTCGCAATCTGCGCTACGGAAGACACATCAACCGCAGCCTGGCTGAGATAGAGAGGGTGAAAGAGAAGATCAATGGTGCTCCAGGAGAGATCAAGGAGAAAAAGGAGGCCATGCTGAGACTCCTGGTGCAAAAGGCCAACTTTCACAAGTACTTACCTGTGCAGTACAAGATGATTGTGAATGATATCAAAAATTCAAGCCACTCGCTGCTGGCGCTATGGCACCAGGAGAATTTAATAAAGTTCTTCGAGCGCCTGGCCACTCTGACAAAAGCTACGCAAGAAAACATCGGTGACAAAAGTCACGACTTCTTCTCTCAGAGGTTGGAAGAATGTACAAATTTCCTCATGGATCATGGCCAGCGCTTCTCTGAGCAGCAGGTCTGGGATCTGGACCGTGAAATGCAGAGGCTGAAATATCTGGCTGAGATAAATGTCCGCTGTAAGAGGTTTTATTTTGCAGCTCTGGAGAGCCGGGTGAATACAGAAGTGGAACGTTTAAGGCAGGTTCTGGAGGACACTTCGCCTTTTTCAGAGGTGACAGAGCTTTGGGTTCAGCAGACCATGAAGGACTTGGAGGACAAGCTGCCATGCAGTGGCCTGGGCATCACAGATCAGGAGAGGGTAATGATTGTCCAAGCCATGGGCCTGAACCCAGGACACTGGTACAAGTGTGTCAACAATCATGTATATGTCATCACAGAATGTGGAGGTGCGATGGAGAGTCGCAAGTGTCCAGAATGTAATGTGACGATTGGTGGGGCCAACCACCAACTTGCTGAAGGAAACCGTGTGGCATCAGAGATGGACGGGGCCCAACATGCTGCATGGTCTAATGCAGCCAACATGCAAAACTATAACCTCATGGACCTGTGA